In Myripristis murdjan chromosome 9, fMyrMur1.1, whole genome shotgun sequence, the following proteins share a genomic window:
- the dok2 gene encoding docking protein 2, whose product MEEDIRKQGMVYLQQQRFGKKWKRVWCVLYRESSCSISRLEFFECKETGTLEKNDKTLRKQQEHKKVIRLADCIRVTEVEVDGCPRDTGPFLIETTEKIYVFAADRQQLDDWTHKLCEIAFPMSWAERGGKRASLHRGNRVDEDEGMEDNSLYSGRETVRDFRVCVRRTEASDRCRLKGVCVLRTDTEALLLLQPKSGEVVFSWPYRFLRRFGRDKSTFSFEAGRRCDSGEGSFEFDTKQGNVLFQAVEAAINLQRIAFPHRQTSGGGQDGPETPPPLSQSRSQQLPQPRGQLPQPPTQAEEAVYSMVKDAPSLQLLHPKDREKESCSPPLQQRHLQSRLEPPVDKALTGVKSLNLDTRGHPAPRKNQVKMISSCPLPHSGSDPDLSASPALNPRLSPKLSANANQTYSEITLPGAAPLPSQEPEYSLPFDTIAKSVISDILKSHQALGLEGAESGADPLYDSIDESQIRAVLQGRAAGASRETYRKADHIYDEPEGCAAPAGQKPSVLPSVYDDPTEMKGNAWRIMGTVADPKGHEYPYNPRVDDYAVPKKPQRAFPPQKITNKEEKEEEREEEEEEEEEEEGSPYDNVMVKTM is encoded by the exons aagtggAAGCGGGTGTGGTGCGTCCTGTACAGAGAAAGCTCCTGTTCGATTTCCCGTCTGGAGTTTTTTGAGTGTAAAGAAACAGGAACTCTGGAGAAGAACGACAAGACGCTGCGCAAGCAGCAGGAGCACAAGAAG GTGATCCGTCTGGCCGACTGTATCCGGGTGacggaggtggaggtggacggCTGTCCCAGAGACACCGGGCCCTTCCTCATAGAGACCACAGAGAAGATCTACGTGTtcgctgcagacagacagcagctggaCGACTGGACACACAAACTGTGTGAGATAGCCTTCCCt atgagcTGGGCAGAGCGTGGAGGGAAGCGAGCCAGTCTGCACAGAGGAAACAGGGTGGATGAGGACGAAGGCATGGAGGACAACTCACTGTACAGcggcagagagacag tgcgggacttcagagtgtgtgttcgcAGGACGGAGGCGTCGGACCGCTGCAGgctgaaaggtgtgtgtgtgctgcggaCCGACACCgaggcgctgctgctgctgcagcccaaGAGCGGAGAGGTGGTGTTCAGCTGGCCGTACCGCTTCCTGCGCCGCTTCGGCCGCGACAAG tcgaCCTTCTCGTTCGAGGCGGGACGTCGCTGTGACTCAGGAGAGGGAAGCTTCGAGTTCGACACCAAGCAGGGAAACGTTTTGTTCCAGGCCGTCGAAGCCGCCATCAACCTGCAGCGCATCGCCTTCCCCCACCGGCAGACCTCTGGGGGGGGGCAGGACGGCCCGGAGACCCCCCCGCCCCTGAGCCAGAGCCGGAGCCAGCAGCTGCCCCAGCCCCGCGGTCAGCTCCCACAACCCCCCACTCAG gcagaggAGGCCGTGTACAGCATGGTGAAGGACGCCCCGAGTCTCCAGCTGCTTCATcccaaagacagagagaaagagagctgcTCGCCTCCGCTGCagcagcgccacctgcag tCTCGTTTGGAGCCTCCGGTTGACAAGGCGTTGACAGGAGTGAAGAGTTTGAACCTGGACACTCGAGGACATCCTGCTCCACGTAAGAACCAGGTGAAGATGATCTCCAGCTGCCCTCTTCCCCACAGCGGCTCCGACCCAGACCTGAGCGCCAGCCCCGCCCTCAACCCCCGCCTCAGCCCCAAACTGAGCGCCAACGCCAACCAGACGTACTCCGAGATCACCCTGCCCGGCGCCGCCCCCCTGCCCTCGCAGGAGCCTGAGTACTCGCTCCCGTTCGACACCATCGCCAAGAGCGTCATATCCGACATCCTGAAGTCCCATCAGGCGCTCGGGCTGGAGGGGGCGGAGTCAGGCGCTGACCCGCTCTACGACAGCATTGACGAATCGCAGATCAGGGCCGTCCTCCAAGGCCGAGCCGCCGGCGCCTCCAGGGAGACCTACAGGAAGGCGGACCACATCTACGACGAGCCCGAGGGCTGCGCCGCCCCCGCTGGACAGAAGCCATCGGTTCTCCCCTCGGTTTACGACGACCCCACAGAGATGAAAGGTAACGCCTGGAGGATTATGGGAACTGTAGCGGACCCTAAAGGTCACGAGTACCCATACAACCCCCGGGTGGACGACTACGCTGTGCCCAAGAAACCTCAGAGGGCATTTCCTCCTCAGAAAAtcaccaacaaagaagaaaaggaggaggagagggaggaagaggaggaagaggaggaggaagaggagggttcACCATACGATAACGTGATGGTGAAGACGATGTAG